The proteins below are encoded in one region of Streptomyces cyanogenus:
- a CDS encoding LCP family protein yields the protein MNDRYDAGDAGYGAGPYEVVGYDEYGQPVYRQIPAQQAPQAQQATYDPYTQQQGYGYDAYATGRQQAAPSYDTGRQQPAYDPYGSQAPYDPYATGTQDVTGYDPYGQTASSGQQPRIAEQTAYIPQQAGPAEDMRVPDDTRIPQDTRTPADTEPPAGERDYRTEQFAFVEDPDGDSEDVIDWLKFTENRTERREEARRRARSRITALLVVLALVAVGGVGYLWFAGKLPGLSSSDGKAGSATPVAAQKRDVLVVHLHNTAKGGTSTALLVDNTTTKQGTTVLLPNSLALTDDDGSTTTLAKSVDDDGASGTRDQLDTVLGTSIQGTWRLDTPYLQNLVELVGNIEIDTTADVPDPDAKKKGASPLVHKGRNQTLSGKMAVAYATYRAAGESQNAQLERFGQVMQGVLRKMSSDPSSATTTVQTLAQILDPPLTDKDLGAFLAKLADLAKSGDYKTALLPVQTDGTLSAQTSGSVVKDILGGTAKSPAAGSAVRVSVQNATGVKDDTEKARVVLLNGGFTFLEGGSASGTEATSKVLYADSADKANATEVAKTLGLPAGSVTKGNVSSGADVSVILGGDYKPSSS from the coding sequence GTGAACGACCGATACGACGCGGGGGACGCAGGCTACGGCGCCGGCCCGTACGAAGTCGTCGGCTACGACGAGTACGGCCAGCCGGTGTACCGGCAGATCCCGGCACAGCAGGCCCCCCAGGCCCAGCAGGCCACCTACGACCCGTACACCCAGCAGCAGGGCTACGGCTACGACGCCTACGCCACCGGCCGGCAGCAAGCAGCGCCCTCCTACGACACCGGCCGGCAGCAGCCCGCCTACGACCCCTACGGCTCGCAGGCCCCGTACGACCCGTATGCCACCGGCACCCAGGACGTCACGGGCTACGACCCCTACGGGCAGACGGCGAGCAGTGGACAGCAGCCCCGGATCGCCGAGCAGACCGCCTACATCCCGCAGCAGGCCGGCCCAGCGGAGGACATGCGCGTCCCGGACGACACCCGGATCCCGCAGGACACCCGGACCCCGGCGGACACCGAGCCCCCGGCGGGGGAACGGGACTACCGCACCGAGCAGTTCGCCTTCGTCGAGGACCCCGACGGCGACTCCGAGGACGTCATCGACTGGCTGAAGTTCACCGAGAACCGCACCGAGCGCCGCGAGGAGGCCCGGCGCCGCGCGCGCAGCCGGATCACCGCCCTCCTCGTCGTCCTCGCCCTCGTCGCGGTCGGCGGTGTCGGCTACCTCTGGTTCGCCGGAAAACTGCCCGGCCTGTCCTCCTCGGACGGCAAGGCCGGCAGCGCCACACCCGTCGCCGCCCAGAAACGCGACGTGCTCGTCGTCCACCTGCACAACACCGCCAAGGGCGGCACCTCCACAGCGCTGCTGGTCGACAACACCACCACCAAGCAGGGCACCACCGTCCTGCTGCCCAACTCCCTCGCGCTGACCGACGACGACGGCTCCACCACGACCCTCGCCAAGTCCGTGGACGACGACGGAGCCTCCGGCACCCGCGACCAGCTCGACACGGTCCTCGGCACCAGCATCCAGGGCACCTGGCGCCTGGACACGCCCTACCTGCAGAACCTCGTCGAACTCGTCGGCAACATCGAGATCGACACCACCGCGGACGTGCCCGACCCGGACGCCAAGAAGAAGGGCGCCTCGCCGCTCGTCCACAAGGGCCGGAACCAGACCCTCAGCGGCAAGATGGCCGTCGCCTACGCCACCTACCGCGCCGCCGGCGAGTCCCAGAACGCCCAGCTGGAACGGTTCGGGCAGGTCATGCAGGGTGTGCTGCGCAAGATGTCCTCCGACCCGTCGTCCGCCACGACCACCGTGCAGACCCTGGCGCAGATCCTCGACCCGCCGCTCACCGACAAGGACCTCGGCGCCTTCCTCGCCAAGCTCGCCGACCTGGCCAAGAGCGGCGACTACAAGACCGCCCTGCTGCCCGTGCAGACCGACGGCACCCTCAGCGCGCAGACCAGCGGCAGTGTGGTGAAGGACATCCTCGGCGGCACCGCCAAGAGCCCCGCCGCCGGCTCCGCGGTCCGGGTCTCCGTGCAGAACGCCACCGGGGTGAAGGACGACACCGAGAAGGCCCGCGTCGTGCTCCTCAACGGCGGCTTCACCTTCCTGGAGGGCGGCAGCGCCTCCGGCACCGAGGCCACCTCGAAGGTGCTCTACGCGGACAGCGCCGACAAGGCGAACGCCACCGAGGTCGCCAAGACCCTCGGCCTGCCCGCCGGCTCGGTCACCAAGGGCAACGTGTCCTCCGGCGCCGATGTCTCGGTGATCCTCGGCGGCGACTACAAGCCCTCCTCCTCCTGA
- the proB gene encoding glutamate 5-kinase — protein MGEARRIVVKVGSSSLTTAAGGLDADRVDALVDVLAKIRSGGEKEILLVSSGAIAAGLAPLGLRRRPKDLARQQAAASVGQGLLVARYTASFARYGVRVGQVLLTSDDMSRRAHHRNASRTLDKLLAMGAFPIVNENDTVATDEIRFGDNDRLAALVAHLVHADLLVLLSDVDGVYDGDPGKPGTSRIAEVRGPEDLAGVEIGSAGKAGVGTGGMVTKVEAARIAAAAGIPVVLTSAVHAAEALAGGDTGTYFHPAGKRSADRLLWLQHASTPQGALTLDDGAVDAVVKRRKSLLPAGIAAVEGEFSAGDPVELRDATGRAVARGLVNFDAKEIPRLIGRSTRELARELGPAYEREVVHRDDLVLLHA, from the coding sequence GTGGGCGAGGCCCGCAGGATCGTCGTCAAGGTGGGTTCCTCCTCGCTGACCACCGCCGCGGGCGGCCTGGACGCCGACCGCGTCGACGCACTCGTCGACGTCCTCGCCAAGATCCGCAGTGGCGGCGAGAAGGAGATCCTGCTCGTCTCCTCCGGCGCCATCGCCGCCGGCCTCGCGCCGCTCGGCCTGCGCCGCCGCCCCAAGGACCTGGCCCGCCAGCAGGCCGCCGCCAGCGTCGGCCAGGGCCTGCTCGTCGCCCGTTACACCGCCTCCTTCGCCCGCTACGGCGTCCGCGTCGGCCAAGTCCTGCTCACCAGCGACGACATGAGCCGCCGCGCCCACCACCGCAACGCCTCCCGCACCCTCGACAAGCTGCTCGCGATGGGTGCCTTCCCGATCGTCAACGAGAACGACACCGTCGCCACCGACGAGATCCGCTTCGGCGACAACGACCGCCTCGCCGCCCTCGTCGCCCACCTCGTCCACGCCGACCTGCTCGTCCTCCTCTCCGACGTCGACGGCGTCTACGACGGCGACCCCGGCAAGCCCGGCACCTCGCGGATAGCGGAGGTGCGCGGGCCGGAGGACCTCGCCGGCGTCGAGATCGGCAGCGCGGGCAAGGCCGGCGTCGGCACCGGCGGCATGGTCACCAAGGTGGAGGCCGCCAGGATCGCCGCCGCCGCCGGCATCCCGGTGGTGCTGACCAGCGCCGTCCACGCGGCGGAGGCCCTGGCCGGCGGCGACACCGGCACCTACTTCCACCCCGCCGGCAAGCGCTCCGCCGACCGGCTCCTCTGGCTCCAGCACGCCTCCACCCCGCAAGGCGCCCTGACCCTGGACGACGGCGCGGTGGACGCGGTGGTGAAGCGGCGCAAGTCGCTGCTGCCCGCCGGAATCGCCGCCGTGGAGGGCGAGTTCAGCGCCGGCGACCCCGTCGAACTGCGGGACGCCACCGGCCGCGCGGTGGCTCGCGGACTCGTCAACTTCGACGCCAAGGAGATTCCCCGGCTGATCGGACGGTCGACCCGGGAGCTGGCGCGCGAGCTGGGCCCCGCGTACGAACGCGAGGTCGTACACAGGGACGACCTCGTGCTCCTGCACGCCTGA
- the nadD gene encoding nicotinate-nucleotide adenylyltransferase: protein MGEQDMPTGPAHEAADDTVKHPQYGPGNGPVHTGKRRLGVMGGTFDPIHHGHLVAASEVAAQFQLDEVVFVPTGQPWQKSHRKVSPAEDRYLMTVIATAENPQFSVSRIDIDRGGPTYTVDTLRDLRALNPDTDLFFITGADALAQLLTWRDSEELFSLAHFIGVTRPGHHLTDPGLPEGGVSLVEVPALAISSTDCRARVAKGDPIWYMVPDGVVRYIDKRELYRGE, encoded by the coding sequence ATGGGAGAGCAGGACATGCCTACCGGTCCGGCGCACGAGGCAGCCGACGACACGGTGAAGCACCCGCAGTACGGACCGGGCAACGGCCCCGTCCACACGGGCAAGCGGCGCCTGGGCGTCATGGGCGGAACGTTCGACCCGATCCACCACGGGCACCTCGTGGCGGCCAGCGAGGTCGCCGCGCAGTTCCAGCTGGACGAGGTGGTGTTCGTCCCCACCGGCCAGCCCTGGCAGAAGTCCCACCGCAAGGTCTCCCCGGCCGAGGACCGCTACCTGATGACGGTCATCGCGACCGCCGAGAACCCGCAGTTCTCCGTCAGCCGTATCGACATCGACCGCGGCGGCCCGACCTACACCGTCGACACCCTGCGTGACCTGCGTGCCCTGAACCCGGACACCGACCTCTTCTTCATCACCGGCGCCGACGCCCTGGCCCAGCTGCTGACCTGGCGCGACTCGGAGGAACTGTTCTCCCTCGCGCACTTCATCGGCGTCACCCGCCCCGGCCACCACCTGACCGACCCGGGTCTGCCGGAAGGCGGCGTCTCGCTCGTGGAGGTGCCGGCGCTCGCCATCTCCTCCACGGACTGCCGCGCGAGAGTCGCCAAGGGGGACCCCATCTGGTACATGGTGCCCGACGGAGTCGTGCGCTACATCGACAAGCGCGAGCTGTACCGCGGCGAGTGA
- a CDS encoding glutamate-5-semialdehyde dehydrogenase — MTTLSPYDSMSPVTQAAYRAKAAAADLAPLPRAVKDDALLAIADALEVRTAEIVEANAKDVAKARENGTSEAIVDRLTLTPERVRAIASDVRDVAKLPDPVGEVVRGSTLPNGIDLRQVRVPLGVVGIIYEARPNVTVDAAALCLKSGNAVLLRGSGSAYESNTALVRVIRDAVGGAGLPADAVQLVPGESRDSVRELMRARGLVDVLIPRGGASLIQTVVNESTVPVIETGTGNCHVYVDAQADIDTAIEILINSKAQRVSVCNAAETLLVHQDIAPEFLPRALDALAEAGVTVHADERVMAYAKDSKATVVEATAEDWETEYLSYDIAAAVVDSLDKAVEHIRLWTSGHTEAIVTTSQQAARRFTQLVDSTTVAVNASTRFTDGGQFGFGAEIGISTQKLHARGPMGLPELTSTKYIVTGDGHVRR; from the coding sequence ATGACCACGCTCTCGCCGTACGACTCGATGTCCCCGGTCACCCAGGCCGCCTACCGGGCCAAGGCCGCCGCCGCCGACCTCGCGCCGCTCCCGCGCGCCGTGAAGGACGACGCGCTGCTCGCCATCGCCGACGCCCTGGAGGTCCGGACCGCCGAGATCGTCGAGGCCAACGCCAAGGACGTGGCCAAGGCCCGGGAGAACGGCACCAGCGAGGCCATCGTCGACCGGCTCACCCTCACCCCCGAGCGGGTCCGCGCCATCGCCTCCGACGTCCGCGACGTCGCGAAGCTGCCCGACCCGGTCGGCGAGGTCGTCCGCGGCTCGACCCTCCCCAACGGCATCGACCTGCGCCAGGTCCGCGTCCCGCTCGGCGTCGTCGGCATCATCTACGAGGCCCGCCCGAACGTCACCGTCGACGCCGCCGCCCTCTGCCTGAAGTCCGGCAACGCCGTCCTGCTGCGCGGCTCGGGCTCCGCCTACGAGTCCAACACCGCCCTCGTCCGGGTGATCCGCGACGCCGTCGGCGGCGCCGGCCTGCCCGCCGACGCCGTCCAGCTGGTGCCGGGCGAGAGCCGCGACTCCGTCCGCGAGCTGATGCGCGCCCGCGGCCTGGTCGACGTCCTCATCCCGCGCGGCGGCGCCTCCCTGATCCAGACCGTGGTCAACGAGTCCACGGTCCCCGTGATCGAGACCGGCACCGGCAACTGCCACGTCTACGTCGACGCCCAGGCCGACATCGACACGGCCATCGAGATTCTGATCAACTCCAAGGCCCAGCGGGTCAGCGTCTGCAACGCCGCCGAGACCCTCCTCGTCCACCAGGACATCGCCCCCGAGTTCCTGCCGCGCGCCCTGGACGCCCTCGCCGAGGCCGGCGTCACCGTCCACGCCGACGAGCGGGTCATGGCGTACGCCAAGGACTCCAAGGCCACCGTGGTCGAGGCGACCGCCGAGGACTGGGAGACGGAGTACCTGTCCTACGACATCGCCGCCGCGGTGGTGGACTCGCTGGACAAGGCCGTCGAGCACATCCGGCTGTGGACCTCCGGCCACACCGAGGCCATCGTCACCACCTCCCAGCAGGCCGCCCGCCGCTTCACCCAGCTGGTCGACTCCACCACCGTCGCCGTGAACGCCTCCACCCGCTTCACCGACGGCGGACAGTTCGGCTTCGGTGCCGAGATCGGCATCTCCACCCAGAAGCTGCACGCCCGCGGCCCGATGGGCCTGCCGGAGCTGACCAGCACGAAGTACATCGTCACCGGCGACGGGCACGTACGCCGCTGA
- the rsfS gene encoding ribosome silencing factor — MTATDRSLELINTAAQAAADKLAHDVIAYDVSDVLSITDAFLLASAPNDRQVKAIVDEIEERLQKELGAKPVRREGDRESRWILLDYVDIVVHVQHSEERVFYALERLWKDCPELELPADAKATRGKAEEHARAQAAEADREPGGEWR, encoded by the coding sequence GTGACCGCCACCGACCGTTCTCTTGAGCTCATCAACACCGCCGCGCAGGCAGCGGCCGACAAGCTCGCCCACGACGTCATCGCCTACGACGTGAGCGACGTGCTGTCGATCACGGACGCCTTCCTGCTGGCCTCCGCGCCGAACGACCGCCAGGTCAAGGCCATCGTCGACGAGATCGAGGAGCGCCTGCAGAAGGAACTCGGCGCCAAGCCGGTCCGCCGCGAGGGCGACCGCGAATCCCGCTGGATCCTGCTCGACTACGTCGACATCGTCGTCCACGTCCAGCACAGCGAGGAGCGGGTCTTCTACGCGCTGGAGCGGCTGTGGAAGGACTGCCCCGAGCTCGAACTTCCCGCCGACGCCAAGGCCACCCGCGGCAAGGCCGAGGAGCACGCCAGGGCGCAGGCCGCCGAGGCCGACCGGGAGCCGGGCGGGGAGTGGCGGTGA
- a CDS encoding M48 family metallopeptidase: MSDDGRQHTGHERVPSRQRRRFPGISTRAYEHPADRSALVALRKLSGFDTVFKALSGLLPERSLRLLFLSDSVRVSERQFSHLHDMLLDACYILDLEKVPPMYVTQDPRPNAMCIGLDEPIIVVSTGLVELLDEEEMRAVVGHEVGHALSGHAVYRTILLFLTNLALKVAWIPLGNLAVMAIITALREWFRKSELSADRAGLLVGQDVRASMRGLMKIAGGNHLHEMNVDAFLEQAEEYEAGGDLRDSVLKILNVLPRSHPFTTVRAAELKKWSESRDYQRLMDGHYPRRNEDKDASVSDSFRESAASYASDVKDSKDPLMKLVTDLAGGAGGLGGRVRRGFDGFRSPPPAKGDTPGGDEE; this comes from the coding sequence ATGTCCGACGACGGCCGGCAGCACACGGGGCACGAGCGGGTGCCGAGCAGGCAGCGCAGGCGCTTCCCCGGGATCTCCACGCGCGCGTACGAGCATCCGGCCGACCGCTCGGCACTGGTCGCGCTGCGCAAGCTGAGCGGGTTCGACACGGTCTTCAAGGCGCTCAGCGGGCTCCTGCCGGAGCGCAGTCTGCGGCTGCTGTTCCTGTCGGACTCGGTGCGGGTCTCCGAGCGGCAGTTCTCCCACCTGCACGACATGCTGCTGGACGCCTGTTACATCCTGGACCTGGAGAAGGTCCCGCCGATGTACGTCACGCAGGATCCCCGGCCGAACGCGATGTGCATCGGTCTGGACGAGCCGATCATCGTGGTCAGCACGGGGCTGGTGGAGCTGCTCGACGAGGAGGAGATGCGGGCGGTCGTCGGGCACGAGGTGGGGCACGCGCTCTCCGGGCACGCGGTCTACCGCACCATCCTGCTGTTCCTGACGAACCTCGCGCTGAAGGTCGCCTGGATCCCGCTGGGCAACCTCGCGGTCATGGCGATCATCACGGCGCTGCGGGAGTGGTTCCGCAAGTCGGAGCTGTCCGCCGACCGGGCGGGCCTGCTGGTCGGCCAGGACGTCCGGGCCTCGATGCGGGGCCTGATGAAGATCGCGGGCGGCAACCATCTGCACGAGATGAACGTGGACGCGTTCCTGGAGCAGGCCGAGGAGTACGAAGCCGGGGGCGATCTGCGCGACTCCGTGCTGAAGATCCTGAACGTGCTGCCGCGCTCGCACCCGTTCACCACCGTGCGGGCCGCCGAGCTGAAGAAGTGGTCCGAGTCCCGGGACTACCAGCGGCTCATGGACGGCCACTACCCGCGACGCAACGAGGACAAGGACGCCTCCGTCAGCGACTCCTTCCGCGAGTCGGCGGCCAGCTACGCCAGCGATGTGAAGGACTCCAAGGACCCGCTGATGAAGCTGGTCACGGACCTCGCGGGCGGCGCGGGCGGCCTGGGCGGCCGGGTCCGCCGAGGCTTCGACGGCTTCCGGAGCCCGCCGCCGGCCAAGGGAGACACGCCGGGCGGGGACGAGGAGTAG